One segment of Magnetococcus sp. PR-3 DNA contains the following:
- a CDS encoding head-tail connector protein, giving the protein MDYALTIAPMVEPVTLAELKAHCVVSHSEDDTTLTVMGRAARRYLEEITGRSFITQTWQAYADKFPCGDQPIKLDRGRLQSVASVTYVDADGITQTMDPSVYQVVDGDYGYLCPAYGQSWPDTRSVPRALTVIFKAGYGDAADTVPEDLAHAIKLTVGHFYEQRETEVVGTIVSDLPTVGMLVDIYRLWPA; this is encoded by the coding sequence ATGGATTATGCCTTGACCATAGCCCCCATGGTGGAGCCGGTCACCCTGGCGGAATTGAAAGCCCACTGTGTGGTTTCCCATAGTGAGGATGATACGACTCTAACCGTCATGGGCAGAGCTGCTCGCAGGTATCTGGAAGAGATCACAGGCCGGTCATTCATTACCCAAACATGGCAAGCCTATGCGGATAAATTTCCGTGTGGTGATCAACCCATCAAGCTAGATCGGGGGCGGCTTCAGTCTGTGGCGTCCGTGACCTATGTGGATGCCGACGGCATTACTCAGACCATGGACCCTTCGGTTTATCAGGTGGTGGATGGGGATTATGGATATCTCTGTCCGGCTTATGGTCAATCTTGGCCCGATACGCGGTCTGTTCCTCGTGCACTGACTGTGATCTTTAAGGCTGGATATGGGGATGCCGCTGATACCGTGCCTGAGGACCTGGCGCATGCCATTAAGCTTACGGTTGGTCATTTTTATGAACAGCGGGAAACCGAAGTGGTCGGCACCATTGTTTCGGATTTGCCTACCGTTGGAATGCTGGTTGATATCTACCGCCTTTGGCCTGCATAG
- a CDS encoding phage head closure protein: MRAGRLRERLIIEQKMVTKNADYGSEVETWVVFAELRAEVLRVDGGEQVLAERESGYIHTKFRVRSVTGIHARMRIVHNGVIHQIRFVENIKDGGRELVLHCEVIQ; the protein is encoded by the coding sequence ATGCGTGCTGGACGCTTAAGAGAGCGGCTGATTATTGAACAAAAAATGGTGACCAAAAATGCCGACTATGGTTCTGAGGTAGAGACCTGGGTGGTATTTGCAGAGCTTCGTGCTGAAGTGCTGCGTGTGGATGGTGGAGAGCAGGTTTTAGCTGAGCGTGAAAGTGGATATATCCATACCAAGTTCAGGGTGCGGTCTGTTACCGGTATCCATGCACGCATGCGCATTGTCCATAACGGGGTGATACACCAAATTCGATTTGTTGAAAATATCAAAGATGGGGGCCGTGAATTGGTTCTGCACTGTGAGGTAATCCAATGA
- a CDS encoding HK97-gp10 family putative phage morphogenesis protein, translated as MVEALNHIRGLSQLDDVLKVLPAKVQKKALGKALRAGSAVIRKEASRRAPKATGKLRMNIRTRIKRRKNTKFAMTYQVYVRSQGIHQAPSSISRRRKIYKPKGNPYNPKNVWYWTFVEFGTRKKGARPFLRPAFSAKHRQAVLSMRDRLGPAILEEAKKLKRR; from the coding sequence GTGGTAGAAGCGCTTAATCATATCCGGGGGCTGAGTCAACTTGATGATGTTTTAAAAGTGTTGCCTGCCAAGGTGCAAAAAAAAGCACTGGGTAAAGCGTTAAGGGCTGGATCTGCAGTTATACGTAAAGAAGCATCACGGCGTGCACCCAAAGCGACTGGTAAACTGCGGATGAATATTCGCACCCGTATAAAACGTCGCAAAAATACCAAGTTTGCCATGACCTATCAGGTTTATGTGCGCAGCCAGGGAATTCACCAAGCCCCTAGTAGTATCTCCCGTAGACGTAAAATCTATAAACCCAAGGGAAACCCCTACAATCCTAAAAATGTCTGGTATTGGACTTTCGTAGAGTTCGGCACCCGTAAAAAGGGGGCAAGACCTTTTCTGCGTCCAGCCTTTAGCGCCAAACATCGACAGGCTGTGTTGAGCATGCGTGATCGCTTAGGGCCTGCCATCCTTGAAGAAGCAAAGAAATTAAAACGGAGATAG
- a CDS encoding HK97 family phage prohead protease has protein sequence MSKNLERRAFAFDLSVEERGDGKKMIRGHAAVFNKLSENLGGFREQIAPGAFDDVLNDDVRALINHDGNLILGRTVSGTLRINQDANGLSYELDPPDTQYARDLLVSLLRGDITQSSFAFTVDEEDWDEDGDGRVIRTIQKVKRLYDVSPVTYPAYPDATVGLRSMETWQSVRNKRLCNRASVSMLRRRLTLAQSL, from the coding sequence ATGAGCAAAAATCTTGAACGCCGTGCTTTTGCTTTCGATCTCTCTGTTGAGGAGCGAGGCGATGGCAAAAAGATGATTCGTGGTCATGCCGCAGTCTTCAACAAGCTGTCTGAAAACCTTGGCGGCTTTCGTGAACAGATTGCCCCAGGTGCCTTTGATGATGTGCTCAATGATGATGTTCGGGCTCTGATCAACCATGATGGCAACTTGATCCTTGGCCGTACTGTGTCTGGCACGCTACGGATCAACCAAGATGCTAACGGGCTAAGCTATGAGTTAGACCCGCCGGATACCCAATATGCCCGTGATCTGCTGGTATCGCTCCTGCGGGGGGACATCACCCAATCCTCTTTTGCCTTTACCGTGGATGAAGAGGATTGGGATGAAGATGGTGATGGGCGGGTCATCCGTACTATTCAGAAGGTCAAGCGTCTCTACGATGTCTCACCAGTCACTTACCCAGCTTACCCAGATGCCACAGTGGGTCTTCGCAGCATGGAAACGTGGCAGTCTGTTCGCAACAAGCGGCTATGCAATCGTGCTTCGGTGTCCATGTTACGGCGGCGATTGACCTTGGCTCAATCTCTCTGA
- a CDS encoding phage major capsid protein — protein sequence MPSAIEEIREKRANLITQAGELLDGAGEEGTLTEESQARFDEMMEDADKLLKKAENIERHNDAQKSLENRKYERAGREDITPGEAEQRGEVESSAFRNWAAGGIGNLTDDEREYMHNRQRNLSAEQRALTTGTGSAGGFLIPEGFHNQLEVAMKAFGGMRTVATSMRTVTGNEIPMPTANDTGNKGAILGENSPVGEQDVDFSSIALNAYIYSSKMVKVPLTLLQDSAFSLESYLADALGKRVARITNEHFTVGDGSSKPNGIVTAATLGKTGATGQTSAITYSDLVDLEHSVDPEYRPNARFMMHDNTIATIKKLKDGEGRPLWVPGVAEREPDRLMGYRYTVNQDMPMMAADAKSLLFGDLSKYIIRDAHDVMIMRLAERYAEYFQVAFLTFSRHDGDLLDAGANPVKFYKNAAS from the coding sequence ATGCCGAGTGCAATTGAAGAGATCCGCGAGAAACGGGCGAATCTGATTACCCAAGCGGGTGAACTGTTGGATGGGGCGGGTGAGGAGGGAACCCTCACCGAAGAGAGCCAAGCCCGCTTTGATGAGATGATGGAGGATGCCGACAAGCTTTTAAAGAAGGCTGAAAACATCGAGCGCCATAACGATGCTCAAAAGAGCTTGGAAAATCGCAAGTATGAACGGGCTGGGCGGGAGGATATCACCCCCGGTGAAGCGGAGCAGCGTGGAGAGGTTGAATCCAGTGCCTTTCGTAACTGGGCTGCTGGTGGCATCGGTAATTTAACCGATGATGAGCGGGAATATATGCATAACCGTCAACGGAATCTCTCTGCTGAACAACGAGCCCTGACCACCGGCACCGGGTCTGCTGGTGGTTTCCTGATTCCCGAAGGTTTCCATAATCAACTGGAAGTAGCCATGAAGGCCTTTGGGGGGATGCGGACTGTTGCTACATCCATGCGTACCGTCACCGGTAATGAAATCCCCATGCCTACTGCCAACGATACCGGTAACAAAGGGGCCATTCTCGGTGAGAACTCACCCGTTGGGGAGCAGGATGTTGATTTTAGCAGTATCGCCCTGAACGCCTACATCTACAGCTCTAAGATGGTCAAGGTGCCTTTAACTCTGTTGCAGGATAGCGCTTTTAGTCTGGAAAGCTATCTCGCAGATGCCCTGGGTAAGCGGGTAGCCAGGATCACCAACGAACACTTTACGGTGGGAGATGGATCTTCCAAGCCCAACGGTATCGTAACGGCGGCCACCCTGGGTAAAACTGGTGCGACCGGTCAGACCTCAGCCATTACCTATTCTGATCTGGTCGATCTAGAACATAGCGTGGATCCTGAATATCGACCTAATGCCCGTTTTATGATGCACGATAACACCATTGCCACGATCAAGAAACTTAAGGATGGCGAAGGTCGCCCCCTGTGGGTGCCTGGGGTGGCAGAGCGTGAACCAGATCGTCTGATGGGTTACCGCTATACGGTTAACCAGGATATGCCCATGATGGCGGCCGATGCCAAGTCGCTGCTGTTTGGGGATCTAAGTAAGTATATCATCCGGGATGCCCATGATGTGATGATCATGCGCTTAGCAGAACGCTATGCAGAATACTTTCAGGTAGCCTTCCTGACCTTCAGCCGTCATGACGGTGATCTGCTGGATGCTGGGGCTAACCCGGTCAAATTCTATAAGAATGCCGCATCCTAA
- the gp17 gene encoding tail completion protein gp17 → MSIESDFYTALQHSTVTSLVADRIYPVVAPDKTFKPYLVYARSAGGKSRYVNGAVDDFADMQITAVAKNYPDARQLAAVVTDALRQSNALDCQIDNIMDAHDEETDVPMVYVQVSAEPW, encoded by the coding sequence ATGAGTATTGAGTCTGATTTTTATACGGCATTACAGCATAGCACCGTCACATCCTTGGTTGCGGATCGGATCTATCCTGTTGTGGCCCCTGACAAAACATTTAAACCTTATTTGGTCTATGCACGTTCAGCAGGGGGGAAGAGCCGTTATGTGAATGGCGCTGTAGATGATTTTGCAGACATGCAGATCACAGCCGTAGCTAAGAACTATCCTGATGCTCGGCAATTAGCAGCCGTAGTGACCGATGCTTTAAGGCAAAGTAACGCGCTGGATTGCCAGATTGATAATATCATGGATGCCCATGATGAAGAGACTGATGTTCCTATGGTGTATGTGCAGGTTAGTGCAGAACCGTGGTAG